The Blastomonas sp. SL216 DNA window AGCTGCGCGATCCGCCTGGCATCGGCATCGCCGAGCCTCGTGACGTCCTCGACCACCAGCCCCGATTGTGCCAGCTTGCGGCCGTCGTTCTTGACGCTCTTGCGCACCGCCCAGTCGCGCCGCAGGTCATCGGTCACCCATATCTGGCGGCTGGGCAGCAGCATCCAGCCATCCGCGCGCAGGGCAGCGGTGAGCGCGGGGCAGGACCAATCATCGACCGAGCGGATCAGCTGGTAGTGATCGGGATAGCGGCCCGCGAGCCGCTGACGCAGGTCGGCCAGCCCCTCGCCGCGCCAATCGCCATGCAGTGAAGTCGACAGCAGCCAGTTGTCGATCTGCACCGCGCGGTTGATCCTCAGTGCGCGGAGCAGCACATCCGCCGCGCCGATGGCAAGGCTGGCAAGGCCTCGCATCCGCCCGAGATTGACCAGGTCAAGCTCGGCGCGCGGATAACGCACATAGGCGCTGTGCGGGGCTACGACATAGCTGTGCCCGAGGCTGCCCGATGTGACGATCACCGGCAGGTCATGGGCCCCGGCGCGTTCCAGTAGCGCCTCGCCCTCGACATTGGCGATGAGCGTGGCTGGGCCGACCTCGCGTAGGCGTTCGACGAACAGCGCCGCATCCGGCCCGGTGCCGCGAAGGGGACCGGTTGTTTGAAAATGCTCCGCTGGCGGCTGGCTGTTCATCGCGGCGCACGTCCCCATTCAGGCAGCCGCATCCCCCCTCCGGCGCGGTCCTCACACCGCCCTAGCCGCGCTCGGCGAAATTATGGTGACAGTCCGGCGCGACGGCGTGGCAGCGCGGGGCTTGCGGGTATAGACTTGGGCCCCGTCGCCGATACGCGACTCGCAGCGCCGACCGCTCCGAGGGAGATCGCCATGACCGAGTGGAAACCTGCCGCCTATCCCAGCCTGAGCCCCTATCTCATCTGTTCTGAGCCCGAGCGGCTGATCGACTTTCTGGTCACGGTGTTCGATGCCCGGCTGGAGCGCCGCTTCGACCATCCCAATGGCGTGCTGGGCCATGCCGAGTTGCGCATCGACGACAGCGTCGTGATGATCGGCGGAGGCCAGAGCGAATATCTCTCGGCCGAGGTCCATCTTCACCTCTATGTCCCCGACGCACAGGCGGTCTACGACCGGGCGATGGCGGCAGGCGGCACTGTCGTGCGCGAACCCGAGCGCAAGGCCGATGACGACGACCTGCGCGGCGGCTTCCGCGATCCGGCGGGCACGATCTGGTGGGTGGCGACGCAATAGCGTGGGTGGGGTGGGGTGGCGCTACACGGTCTCACATTGCCGAACGCAGCCAACCTCGCAACGCACCCAACCCCGCTCAGCCTGAGCCTGTCGAAGGCCCCGCGAAACCGGTTGCCCCACCCGCAACCCCGTCCCGGCGAAAGCCGGCATCCAGAGCGAGATTGCACCAAGCCGATCCTAGACTCCGGCTTACGCCGGAGAACGGCGCAATTCGGGACGCTTGGCCGCGGGGCCTTCGACAGGCTCAGGCTGAGCGGAGGTGAGGCGCCTTCGGAGCCTAGCTCAATATAAATGCCCATCAAAAAGCACTCCCCATTGCGGATATTATTTATTGAGGGCAGAATTTCTGAATGAACCGTAGAACAATCTTTGTCTTGGCATCAGCAGCTCTAGTGGTCATACTCTTTTGGCCGTGGGTCGATAATCCGACCCATTTCGTTAAATGGGAGGATCGGCTTAAGACCTCGCTCCCAATCGCCTCTGCATTTGGATTTCCGTGCCACACGTATAAAGATGGTGTAATAGTCATAGACGTTGGCCCCGAATGCTATCGCTTTTCGGAACTACGAAACTACACTGGCGTGTGGTTGAACCAATTTGAGGGATCAACCTTCATAGAGGGCGCAAAAGACCTTCCAGTTCAGAGACCTCCTCACGAACAATCGGCATGGCTAGAATTTACCAGTTCTGAAAAATTGCCCCAGTTGCAATTTTACCCGTACGATGAAGCGCTGGGATGTTATCCGGTCGCAGCGTATTATGTCCGCTTTACAGGAAGAGAAAGACCCGGTCCTGGGGGTCATTTCGGCCTATCGGGTAAAGAGATTTGGGCTGAACGTGTACTGGAGATGCGCCCCCTGGCTAAACCAAGCTGCCAGCCAGACTAAGAACCAGCCCCTCCTCACCCCATCCACCGCACCCACGCCCCATGCGCATGCGCTTCGCCGAGCAACTGCGCCTCTTCACCGCCTGGCCAGAAGCGCACTTTCAGCTCGTGACGGAAGGTAGCGCGGTTGGTTTCCAGTGATATCCAGGCGAGCGGGCGCTCGGAAGTCGCTTTTGCCCCAGCTTCGACCATCGCGGCCTCGATCATCGCCTGGCGGTCGGGCGGGATGTATTGCCAGACGATCGAGTGCATCAGCACGCGGGTGACGCCCGGCTCCTGCGGCTCGGCAAGCCGCGCGGCGATCCAGTCGGCGGCGTCGGCCTGGACGAGATCTACGGCGCGCTCGCGGATCATCGCGATGCCAGCCTCCATCCGCTCGAACCGCGCTTCCGCTTCGGGCCAGATATAGGCCATCAGCCGGTCGGCAGCCGCCGCGTCGCGGACGTCGATGGGATTGAGATCGCAGCCGCTTACCGTTTCGATGCGGAAGGGCGTAGCTGGCGGCGGCGGCCCCTGCCACTCGGGGCGGATCACGCAAGGCGCGTCGGCGGGGCCTGAGGTCACACCGCACAAGTCATAGCCATAGCGGTCGATCAGCAGGTTCATCCCCGCGCTCGATCCGATCTCGTTGAGCTCGAACCGATCGGTGGTGCGGCTGGCCAGCCAGTGCAGCGCGGCGACAAAGCTCGCCGAGCGCCCGGCCTCGTTGGTCTGCGGCGGGCCATCGAACCAGGGGAGCAGTTCGGCATCGTGTCGGGCGACGACAGCA harbors:
- a CDS encoding GNAT family N-acetyltransferase, whose product is MGTCAAMNSQPPAEHFQTTGPLRGTGPDAALFVERLREVGPATLIANVEGEALLERAGAHDLPVIVTSGSLGHSYVVAPHSAYVRYPRAELDLVNLGRMRGLASLAIGAADVLLRALRINRAVQIDNWLLSTSLHGDWRGEGLADLRQRLAGRYPDHYQLIRSVDDWSCPALTAALRADGWMLLPSRQIWVTDDLRRDWAVRKSVKNDGRKLAQSGLVVEDVTRLGDADARRIAQLYAMLYIDKYSALNPQYSPGWMQLAVETGLFQLRVARDSAGQIMAAAAIVVRGDIATNPMLGYDRERPQSEGLYRIASWLVGDFALRHGLRLHGSAGAGHFKQQRGARSAIDYIAIHAGHLPFWRRWPLAVIAWALERFAVPVLKRRML
- a CDS encoding VOC family protein produces the protein MTEWKPAAYPSLSPYLICSEPERLIDFLVTVFDARLERRFDHPNGVLGHAELRIDDSVVMIGGGQSEYLSAEVHLHLYVPDAQAVYDRAMAAGGTVVREPERKADDDDLRGGFRDPAGTIWWVATQ
- a CDS encoding DUF2332 domain-containing protein is translated as MNRQEEIISGISFQADHAAHNGAPATGAVCRAQIALMAGDTACGRRIADWPGHVLTDAMPLRLAGGLHHLFRRGAAPELGPVYAQEVTDQAEIDAIVAAVVARHDAELLPWFDGPPQTNEAGRSASFVAALHWLASRTTDRFELNEIGSSAGMNLLIDRYGYDLCGVTSGPADAPCVIRPEWQGPPPPATPFRIETVSGCDLNPIDVRDAAAADRLMAYIWPEAEARFERMEAGIAMIRERAVDLVQADAADWIAARLAEPQEPGVTRVLMHSIVWQYIPPDRQAMIEAAMVEAGAKATSERPLAWISLETNRATFRHELKVRFWPGGEEAQLLGEAHAHGAWVRWMG